From the Limosilactobacillus panis genome, one window contains:
- the glyS gene encoding glycine--tRNA ligase subunit beta encodes MANSYLLEVGVEEMPAHVVTPSIKQLHQRVANYLKEQRISFDDIQEYATPRRLALLISGLSDKQPDIDESVKGPAKKIAQDADGNWTKAAIGFTRGQGASVDDIEFKDVKGVEYVFVEKHIAGKPVADVLKGLPDVITAMTFPTLMKWGYHNLQFIRPIRWLVSLLNDQVVPFQILDVKAGRTTRGHRFLGHDIELQKAADYVGALYKDYVIVDPVKRKQVINDQIDAIVEEHDWVIDKDPDLLEEVNNLVEWPTAFAGSFDKKYLVLPDEVLITSMKDNQRFFYLRDHDGNLLPNFIAVRNGNKEYLKNIIKGNERVLVPRLEDAKFFYEEDQKLTIDQYVERLKRVSFHDKISSVYDKMQRTAVIAGLIGKRLNLTNDELADLDRAAHIYKFDLTTQMVGEFAELQGVMGEIYAKLFGEKDDVATAIREHYMPISAEGELPQTKLGAILAIADKLDSILSFFAVGMIPSGSNDPYALRRQAFGIVRIINDRNWHLPLLGIQAAIIKAFAAANIKTNFDLSKNADAVRQFFLDRVKQALSERKLRHDIIDTVSDTKVNDLANIFEAAQAINEHKNDGDFKAAIEALTRVLRIAKKGNQDSAARVNPELFKNPSEQKLYDAVNDLQKQAADRTVAENFAALRSLEPVITSYFDENMIMDKNEDIRNNRLTQLGILARLAGIMGNLNDLIVK; translated from the coding sequence ATGGCTAATTCATATTTGTTAGAAGTGGGCGTTGAAGAAATGCCTGCGCATGTTGTTACGCCAAGTATTAAGCAACTTCACCAACGGGTAGCTAATTACCTGAAGGAACAACGGATTTCGTTTGACGACATTCAGGAATACGCAACCCCACGGCGGCTAGCACTTTTGATCAGTGGCCTGAGCGACAAGCAACCAGATATTGATGAATCCGTCAAGGGACCCGCTAAGAAGATTGCTCAGGATGCTGATGGTAACTGGACGAAGGCGGCAATCGGTTTTACCCGGGGCCAAGGGGCCAGCGTTGATGATATTGAATTTAAGGACGTCAAGGGTGTTGAATACGTCTTTGTTGAAAAGCACATTGCCGGTAAGCCCGTTGCCGATGTACTGAAGGGCTTACCAGACGTAATTACTGCAATGACCTTTCCAACACTGATGAAGTGGGGTTACCACAACCTGCAATTCATTCGCCCAATTCGGTGGTTGGTTTCCCTGCTTAATGACCAGGTTGTTCCGTTCCAGATTCTCGATGTTAAGGCCGGCCGGACTACCCGCGGGCATCGTTTCTTGGGACATGACATTGAATTGCAAAAGGCTGCTGACTATGTAGGTGCCTTGTATAAAGATTACGTAATCGTTGATCCTGTTAAGCGTAAGCAGGTTATCAACGATCAAATTGACGCCATTGTGGAAGAACACGACTGGGTGATTGATAAAGATCCGGACCTTTTGGAAGAGGTCAACAACCTGGTTGAATGGCCAACCGCTTTTGCGGGGTCCTTTGATAAGAAGTACTTGGTGCTGCCAGATGAAGTTTTGATTACTTCAATGAAGGATAACCAACGTTTCTTCTACCTTCGCGACCATGACGGTAACCTTTTGCCAAACTTTATCGCCGTACGGAACGGAAACAAGGAATACCTGAAAAACATCATTAAAGGGAACGAGCGGGTTCTGGTTCCGCGGCTGGAAGATGCTAAGTTCTTCTACGAGGAAGACCAGAAGTTGACGATTGACCAGTATGTTGAGCGTCTGAAACGGGTCAGTTTCCACGACAAGATTAGTTCCGTGTATGACAAGATGCAGCGGACAGCTGTGATTGCGGGGTTAATTGGTAAGCGGCTTAACTTGACAAATGATGAGCTGGCTGACCTTGATCGGGCTGCCCATATTTACAAGTTTGATTTGACCACCCAAATGGTCGGTGAGTTTGCCGAACTTCAGGGGGTAATGGGTGAAATCTATGCTAAGCTTTTCGGTGAAAAAGATGATGTCGCCACTGCTATTCGGGAACATTACATGCCAATTTCAGCTGAAGGGGAACTACCACAAACAAAGTTAGGAGCTATCCTTGCAATCGCTGATAAGCTCGACAGCATTTTAAGTTTCTTTGCGGTTGGCATGATTCCTTCTGGATCAAATGACCCATATGCTCTGCGTCGTCAGGCATTTGGAATCGTGCGGATTATTAACGACCGAAATTGGCACCTGCCATTGCTCGGTATTCAGGCAGCCATTATCAAGGCCTTTGCCGCCGCTAATATTAAGACTAATTTTGACCTTTCAAAGAATGCTGATGCTGTTCGTCAATTCTTCTTGGACCGGGTTAAGCAGGCCCTAAGTGAACGGAAGCTTCGTCACGATATTATTGATACTGTTAGTGATACGAAGGTTAACGACCTGGCAAACATTTTTGAGGCGGCCCAAGCAATTAACGAGCACAAGAATGATGGTGACTTTAAGGCCGCCATTGAAGCTTTGACCCGGGTCCTGCGGATTGCTAAGAAGGGTAACCAAGATTCTGCTGCCAGGGTTAACCCCGAGTTATTTAAAAATCCGTCCGAGCAAAAGCTTTACGATGCGGTTAATGACCTGCAAAAGCAGGCTGCGGACCGGACGGTTGCGGAGAACTTTGCTGCGCTTCGTTCCTTAGAACCAGTGATTACCAGTTACTTTGATGAAAACATGATTATGGACAAGAACGAAGATATTCGTAACAACCGGCTTACCCAGTTGGGGATTCTTGCCCGTCTTGCTGGTATTATGGGGAACTTAAATGATTTAATTGTTAAGTAA
- the dnaG gene encoding DNA primase, with protein sequence MARIPRDTIDRVRNSVDIVDVIGRYVQLKKAGKSFTGLCPFHEEQTPSFSVNEEKQYYHCFGCGRSGNVFQFLMDYLHIGFVEAVQKIAKDSGIELPQQYQADTNQGTSQFANSERGQLIALHQKAAQLYHHILVNTPAGAPARAYLKRRGMTDDLVEQFQLGYAPEQRVLKAFCDQQKTDYQILRKSGLFKEDQAGELHDRFVDRVIYPIKNQRGQVIAFSGRLLSTADNDLPKYLNSPETPIFNKRRTLFNLDVARKGAKQTGKMYLFEGFMDVISAYGAGVSNGIASMGTSFTEEQVAIIQRSTPQLDICYDGDSAGQNAIDRAIKLVDQKVTGSMVTRIVQLPAGIDPDEYVQKCGGEKFQRYLSQHEETVVDFYLRFFRNDRNLSQQSELINYLDQSLKVIAKVTSPVEQDMYLGQLAEEFSLDKAALKSQLAQLSEQLGIHPQTPGQSYQQQVVSRQEYTQPAIQESAKALSRTELAERMLLYYMLHSQEVWAHVTAEDNFHFVHERYQTLYLLAASYFTEHGDYSVADFLNYLNEDDLRNTLSLIEQLNVNPVIKMPVIDDCVRIIMHQTPLASQIDQVQRKLKEANTLNNTELVMQLTVKLVDLLKKQQQYKAEETN encoded by the coding sequence ATGGCGCGCATACCACGTGATACAATCGATCGGGTGCGTAATTCGGTTGATATTGTTGATGTAATTGGGCGGTACGTTCAGTTAAAAAAAGCGGGGAAAAGCTTTACCGGCCTGTGCCCCTTTCATGAGGAGCAGACCCCGTCGTTTTCGGTGAACGAAGAAAAGCAGTATTACCACTGTTTTGGTTGTGGACGAAGCGGTAACGTTTTTCAGTTTCTAATGGATTACCTGCATATTGGTTTTGTCGAGGCAGTGCAAAAGATTGCTAAGGATAGTGGAATTGAACTGCCCCAGCAATACCAGGCAGACACTAACCAGGGCACTTCCCAATTTGCCAACAGTGAACGTGGCCAATTAATTGCCCTGCACCAAAAAGCTGCCCAGCTCTATCACCATATTTTGGTTAACACCCCCGCTGGTGCCCCCGCGCGGGCCTACCTAAAACGGCGGGGAATGACCGATGACCTGGTGGAACAATTCCAGCTTGGTTACGCTCCGGAGCAGCGGGTACTGAAGGCATTTTGTGATCAGCAAAAGACTGATTACCAGATTCTCCGCAAGTCGGGGTTGTTTAAAGAAGATCAGGCAGGGGAACTACATGACCGTTTTGTTGACCGGGTAATTTATCCGATAAAAAATCAACGGGGGCAGGTAATTGCCTTTTCCGGACGACTACTCAGTACTGCAGATAATGACTTGCCAAAGTACCTGAATAGTCCTGAAACCCCAATCTTTAATAAGCGGCGAACCCTTTTTAACCTTGACGTTGCCCGAAAGGGTGCAAAACAAACGGGCAAGATGTACCTATTTGAGGGCTTTATGGATGTTATTTCAGCATATGGTGCTGGTGTTTCAAACGGGATTGCCTCAATGGGGACTAGTTTTACCGAGGAACAGGTGGCCATTATCCAGCGGTCAACACCCCAACTTGATATTTGCTATGACGGTGATAGTGCGGGGCAAAACGCGATTGACCGCGCGATTAAGTTAGTTGACCAGAAAGTCACTGGCAGCATGGTGACTAGGATTGTCCAGTTACCGGCGGGAATTGATCCAGATGAGTATGTCCAGAAATGTGGTGGTGAGAAGTTTCAGCGGTACCTCAGCCAGCACGAAGAAACGGTGGTTGACTTTTACTTGCGTTTCTTCCGCAATGACCGTAACTTAAGCCAACAGAGTGAGTTGATCAACTACCTTGACCAGTCGTTGAAGGTAATTGCTAAGGTAACATCGCCGGTCGAACAGGATATGTACCTAGGACAGCTTGCGGAGGAGTTTTCCCTTGATAAGGCGGCTCTGAAGAGTCAGTTAGCCCAGCTGTCGGAACAATTAGGAATTCATCCGCAAACGCCGGGGCAGAGTTACCAACAGCAGGTGGTATCGCGCCAGGAGTACACCCAGCCGGCAATTCAGGAGTCGGCAAAGGCACTTAGCCGGACAGAACTGGCCGAACGGATGCTTTTGTATTACATGCTTCATAGTCAAGAGGTGTGGGCACACGTTACGGCGGAAGATAACTTTCACTTCGTCCATGAACGCTATCAGACGCTGTATCTATTAGCAGCAAGCTATTTCACTGAACATGGTGACTATTCGGTAGCCGACTTCTTGAATTACCTAAATGAGGATGACCTGCGTAATACCCTTAGTCTGATTGAACAGTTAAATGTCAACCCGGTAATTAAAATGCCGGTAATTGATGATTGTGTGCGAATCATCATGCACCAGACCCCGCTCGCTAGCCAAATTGACCAGGTACAAAGGAAACTGAAGGAAGCTAACACGCTGAACAATACGGAATTGGTGATGCAGCTAACGGTTAAATTAGTTGATTTATTGAAAAAGCAGCAACAGTATAAAGCAGAGGAGACTAATTAA